A single Acidobacteriota bacterium DNA region contains:
- the mfd gene encoding transcription-repair coupling factor, whose amino-acid sequence MSAWRELGRRIRRGRDYRELADAKRAAVVGLPVRAAAVVFELLAEDREGAQLVVVPSENEVLAWTEAGGLLRGPGRARLIPFPSPALTPYQQAEASLLVRAQESTAYDALLGASRVTVVCTPRALFHRLARPDAFLGSVVELEVGGRAAPEDLLPRLLAHGYRRSDLVAAVGAVAQRGGVFDLFAPGEPRPARLDLFGDTVESIHRFDPSTQRSEEPIESLRIRPLTPFVAGSERAADLSALLLQERGGDLSDQARAQLEEMAAGEPFDGWEKYLPLLEQSTSLGEVMADASVVVVDPERVSGEVEQHAGLLWEEYGRRCDDGEIAAEPERLTVPADQVLELVERAAFRVGGTFDRAPGDPASGKRRLRVDFGAVETDVLIDQLPRFPREVETAAARGDDLWLVARSERHEALRQTLGRREIDWDGGAVRLIDGELARGFRLPHAGLVLYGEGQLFRQRLSMSRRRRRMGPFVSGLRDLRVGEFVVHEDHGIGQFLGLKTLDGPSGEGPAAAADPLRQQQVRAVEVMELLYSSGRTLLLPLTRVDEIERYSGIDGIAPRLDQLGGSSWAKKKSRIRRSLKAIATDLLKLYAERRLAQAVPMDEDSDRQLQFESAFPYEETPDQLEAVRTIKEDLARDRPMDRLLCGDVGFGKTEVAMRAAFKAVDSGLQVAVLAPTTILADQHLRTFRRRFQGFNIEVEMVSRFRSAAEIRAIRARLAAGEIHVLIGTHRLLSRDIDMPCLGLVVIDEEQRFGVAQKERLRELRRNVHVLAMSATPVPRTLQLSLAGVRDLSLIESPPRDRMAVETRILPFSGDLVREAIEFEVERGGQVFYVYNRVEDIEGILRYLRELVPGLRITVGHGQMEEAELGRRMRAFTAGEYDLLLATTIIENGIDIPNVNTMLVHRADRFGLAQLYQLRGRVGRSDQLGYCYLLAPPDTVLSEEARKRLVAIREFTELGAGFRIAARDLEIRGAGNLLGAEQSGHIAEVGIETYMKMLEHAIAELRGEAPSEVPSATISLPAAMSIPEDYIGEISLRLEIYRRLADAAEDPAMLLAELRDRFGPPPEPVHTLIQGAELKRIAEGVGVQAIAHRNDRLTIRLRRDAKVDVERLIRFVSEREGAAFAPDGVLTLRDVPGRESMEISLQLLELLSGEAQRRLGAVETVH is encoded by the coding sequence GTGTCCGCGTGGCGTGAACTGGGCCGCCGCATTCGTCGGGGCCGGGACTACCGCGAGTTGGCGGATGCGAAGCGAGCGGCGGTCGTCGGTCTTCCGGTGCGGGCGGCGGCGGTCGTGTTCGAGCTGCTGGCGGAGGATCGGGAAGGAGCGCAGCTCGTTGTCGTACCGAGTGAGAACGAGGTTCTGGCTTGGACCGAGGCCGGGGGGCTGCTGCGGGGGCCGGGCCGGGCGCGGCTCATCCCGTTTCCGTCGCCGGCGCTGACGCCCTACCAGCAGGCGGAGGCCTCGCTGCTGGTGCGCGCCCAGGAGAGCACGGCCTACGATGCCCTGCTCGGGGCTTCGAGAGTCACCGTCGTCTGTACGCCGCGGGCCCTGTTCCACCGCCTGGCGCGGCCGGACGCGTTCCTCGGGTCGGTGGTCGAACTCGAAGTCGGCGGCCGGGCCGCGCCCGAGGATCTGTTGCCCCGTCTGCTCGCCCACGGCTACCGGCGTAGCGACCTCGTCGCGGCGGTCGGCGCGGTGGCGCAGCGGGGCGGCGTGTTCGATCTCTTCGCGCCCGGCGAACCCCGACCGGCGCGTCTCGACCTGTTCGGCGACACGGTCGAGAGCATTCATCGCTTCGACCCGTCCACCCAGCGTTCCGAGGAGCCGATCGAGTCTCTGCGGATCCGGCCCCTGACGCCCTTCGTCGCCGGGTCGGAGCGGGCGGCCGATCTGTCGGCGCTGCTGCTGCAAGAGCGTGGCGGCGACCTGTCGGACCAGGCTCGGGCCCAACTGGAGGAGATGGCGGCCGGGGAACCCTTCGACGGCTGGGAGAAGTACCTGCCCCTGCTCGAACAGAGCACGAGCCTCGGCGAGGTGATGGCGGACGCTTCGGTGGTCGTGGTCGATCCCGAGCGGGTGAGCGGGGAGGTCGAACAGCACGCCGGGCTGTTGTGGGAGGAGTACGGGCGGCGCTGCGACGACGGCGAGATCGCGGCCGAGCCGGAGCGGTTGACGGTGCCGGCGGACCAGGTGCTGGAGCTCGTCGAGCGGGCGGCGTTCCGGGTCGGCGGGACGTTCGACCGGGCTCCTGGCGATCCGGCTTCGGGAAAGCGGCGCCTCCGGGTCGACTTCGGCGCGGTCGAGACGGACGTGCTGATCGATCAGCTTCCCCGTTTCCCGCGTGAAGTGGAGACAGCCGCGGCGCGCGGCGACGACCTCTGGCTGGTGGCCCGTTCCGAACGGCACGAGGCGCTCCGCCAGACGCTGGGCCGCCGCGAGATCGACTGGGACGGCGGCGCGGTGCGCCTGATCGACGGCGAACTGGCGCGGGGCTTCCGGCTGCCGCACGCCGGTCTGGTGCTCTACGGCGAGGGTCAGCTCTTCCGCCAGAGGCTCTCCATGAGCCGACGTCGCCGCCGGATGGGTCCCTTCGTCTCCGGTCTGCGCGACCTGCGCGTCGGCGAGTTCGTGGTCCACGAGGATCACGGCATCGGTCAGTTCCTGGGGCTGAAGACCCTCGATGGTCCGTCGGGCGAGGGTCCGGCGGCTGCGGCCGATCCGCTCCGGCAGCAGCAGGTGCGCGCGGTCGAGGTGATGGAGCTGCTCTACTCGTCGGGGAGAACCCTGCTCCTGCCTCTGACCCGCGTGGACGAGATCGAGCGCTACAGCGGCATCGATGGCATCGCGCCCCGCCTGGACCAGTTGGGCGGCAGTAGCTGGGCGAAGAAGAAGAGCCGGATCCGGCGCAGTCTCAAGGCGATCGCGACCGACCTGCTGAAGCTCTACGCGGAGCGCCGGCTGGCGCAGGCGGTGCCCATGGACGAGGACAGCGACCGGCAACTCCAGTTCGAGAGCGCCTTCCCTTACGAGGAAACGCCCGATCAGCTGGAAGCTGTACGGACGATCAAGGAGGACCTTGCCCGCGACCGGCCGATGGACCGCCTGCTGTGCGGCGACGTCGGCTTCGGCAAGACGGAAGTCGCGATGCGGGCGGCGTTCAAGGCGGTCGACAGCGGGCTGCAGGTCGCGGTTCTGGCGCCGACGACGATCCTCGCCGACCAGCACCTGCGGACGTTCCGGCGGCGATTCCAGGGTTTCAACATCGAGGTCGAGATGGTGTCGCGGTTCCGGTCGGCGGCCGAGATTCGGGCGATCCGGGCCCGCCTCGCCGCCGGGGAGATTCACGTCCTGATCGGCACCCACCGGTTGCTCAGCCGGGACATCGACATGCCGTGCCTGGGTCTGGTCGTGATCGACGAGGAGCAGCGTTTCGGCGTCGCCCAGAAGGAGCGCCTGCGCGAACTCCGGCGCAACGTCCACGTGCTCGCGATGTCGGCGACGCCGGTGCCGCGCACCCTGCAGCTGTCTCTGGCGGGCGTGAGGGACCTGTCCCTGATCGAGTCGCCGCCGCGCGACCGGATGGCGGTGGAGACCAGGATCCTGCCGTTCTCGGGCGACCTCGTGCGCGAGGCGATCGAGTTCGAGGTGGAGCGCGGCGGCCAGGTGTTCTACGTCTACAACCGGGTCGAGGACATCGAGGGGATTCTCCGCTATCTGCGGGAACTGGTCCCGGGGCTCAGGATCACCGTCGGTCACGGGCAGATGGAGGAGGCCGAGCTGGGCCGGCGCATGCGCGCCTTCACCGCGGGCGAGTACGACCTGCTGCTCGCGACGACGATCATCGAGAACGGCATCGACATTCCGAACGTGAACACGATGCTCGTGCACCGAGCCGACCGGTTCGGTCTGGCCCAGCTCTACCAGTTGCGGGGCCGGGTGGGCCGCAGCGATCAGCTTGGCTACTGCTATCTGCTGGCGCCGCCGGACACGGTGCTGTCGGAGGAGGCGCGCAAACGGCTCGTGGCGATCCGTGAGTTCACTGAGCTCGGAGCGGGCTTCCGGATCGCCGCCCGCGACCTGGAGATCCGCGGCGCGGGTAACCTGCTCGGCGCCGAGCAGAGCGGTCATATCGCGGAGGTCGGCATCGAGACCTACATGAAGATGCTGGAGCATGCGATCGCCGAACTGCGCGGCGAGGCCCCGTCCGAGGTCCCCTCAGCGACGATCAGCCTGCCCGCGGCCATGTCGATCCCGGAGGACTACATCGGCGAGATCTCGCTGCGGCTGGAGATCTACCGTCGTCTGGCGGACGCCGCGGAGGATCCGGCGATGCTGCTCGCGGAACTGCGCGACCGCTTCGGTCCGCCGCCCGAACCCGTCCACACCCTGATCCAGGGGGCTGAACTGAAGCGGATCGCGGAGGGCGTCGGCGTCCAGGCGATCGCCCACCGCAACGACCGGCTGACGATCCGGCTGCGGCGCGACGCGAAGGTCGACGTGGAACGGCTGATCCGCTTCGTGTCCGAACGGGAGGGCGCCGCCTTCGCGCCGGACGGCGTGCTGACGCTGCGGGACGTGCCGGGTCGGGAATCGATGGAGATCTCGCTGCAACTGCTGGAGCTTCTCTCGGGCGAGGCCCAGCGGCGCCTGGGCGCCGTGGAGACGGTCCATTGA
- a CDS encoding septum formation initiator family protein: MSATPPDGRERLRERVDRWRERAQRSLPTLIGVGLILALLFLARAGSESYAGLAELAEREAELEIDLEETRLRVDRLSRRVELLQDDPVVLERLAREELGLVRPGDTVVVLPQTDE; the protein is encoded by the coding sequence GTGTCGGCGACGCCTCCAGACGGGCGCGAACGGCTGCGGGAGCGCGTGGATCGTTGGCGCGAGAGGGCTCAGCGTTCGCTGCCGACGTTGATCGGCGTGGGGCTGATCCTCGCCCTGCTGTTTCTTGCGAGGGCGGGCTCCGAGAGCTACGCGGGGCTGGCTGAACTGGCGGAGCGCGAGGCGGAACTCGAGATCGACCTCGAGGAAACCCGGCTGCGCGTGGATCGACTCAGCCGCAGGGTGGAGTTGCTCCAGGACGATCCCGTGGTGCTGGAGCGGCTGGCGCGCGAGGAGCTGGGCCTGGTGAGGCCGGGCGACACGGTTGTCGTCCTGCCGCAGACGGACGAGTGA
- a CDS encoding DUF1295 domain-containing protein encodes MPQFSLSALSAGTLLEAAGMLLLFIGFLFAGSMVLPGRRVAGPELEGETRIYKLNGLALFLVTVTLGIVAQGFGWFSFSVLHTRFAALFVVANVFALAASGWLYLRGARPGRAPEGDGRAFLMGSELNPTLFGVDLKMFSYRPSLIGLAVFNLSFAAVQFETHGRLTLAMAVYQAITFVYVFNYFQFEYGMVHTWDIIAERFGLGLVWGDYVLVPFFYCLSGWWLVDAPDTLPPVAAAGIVLLAAFGFWLFRGANEQKHRFKQDPNVRIWGRQAETLDGRLLVSGFWGKGRHLNYTGEICVYFAFTLTTGFVSWVPFLLPAWLTGLLLHRSRRDDRRCRAKYGELWERYTKRVRYSVLPFIP; translated from the coding sequence ATGCCGCAGTTCTCGTTGTCCGCGCTGTCGGCCGGCACCCTGCTCGAGGCGGCGGGGATGCTGTTGCTGTTCATCGGCTTTCTCTTCGCGGGTTCGATGGTCCTGCCCGGCCGGCGGGTCGCCGGGCCCGAGCTCGAGGGGGAAACGCGTATCTACAAGCTGAACGGCCTGGCCCTGTTCCTGGTCACGGTGACGCTGGGCATCGTCGCCCAGGGGTTCGGCTGGTTCTCCTTCTCTGTGCTGCACACCCGCTTCGCGGCCCTGTTCGTCGTCGCGAACGTGTTCGCCCTTGCCGCATCGGGCTGGCTCTATCTCCGGGGAGCACGACCCGGGCGCGCCCCGGAGGGAGATGGTCGAGCGTTCCTGATGGGTTCGGAGCTCAACCCGACCCTCTTCGGTGTGGACCTTAAGATGTTCAGCTACCGGCCGTCGCTCATCGGCCTGGCGGTGTTCAACCTGTCCTTCGCCGCCGTCCAGTTCGAAACCCACGGCCGGCTGACGCTGGCGATGGCCGTCTACCAGGCCATCACCTTCGTCTACGTGTTCAACTACTTCCAGTTCGAGTACGGGATGGTCCACACCTGGGACATCATCGCCGAGCGTTTCGGGCTGGGCCTGGTCTGGGGCGACTACGTCCTGGTGCCGTTCTTCTACTGCCTGTCCGGGTGGTGGCTGGTCGACGCGCCGGACACCTTGCCTCCGGTGGCGGCGGCCGGCATCGTCCTGCTTGCCGCTTTCGGCTTCTGGCTCTTCCGTGGCGCCAACGAGCAGAAACACCGCTTCAAGCAGGATCCGAACGTCAGGATCTGGGGGCGACAGGCCGAAACCCTGGACGGGCGCTTGCTGGTGTCCGGTTTCTGGGGCAAGGGGCGACACCTCAACTACACCGGCGAGATCTGCGTCTACTTCGCGTTCACGCTGACCACCGGCTTCGTGTCCTGGGTGCCCTTCCTGCTGCCGGCGTGGCTGACGGGACTGCTGCTCCACCGTTCCCGGCGTGACGACCGTCGCTGCCGCGCGAAGTACGGCGAGCTGTGGGAGCGCTACACGAAGCGGGTGCGTTACTCGGTGCTGCCCTTCATTCCGTAG
- a CDS encoding MFS transporter, whose protein sequence is MSRLIDHRLAALMVVAFVSTLGEFLVVALLPFYAERYGATPLEVGALVSAFALASMATAPLWGRLADRRGRRPALLLGLVVSAAGYLLFGLAQSLELLLLARLVHGVGGGTVPVVFAYIADSVTGERRAEGIGWVTAVTSAAAMIGPAVGGFAGQLHPAGAGAVAAAFSLAAAVFARFWLPESRQRREREVAEKTRYSILAAVGRVATQPLRPLNLLIWIYAAGQIGMAGMTAIIGLYLGRRFGVDESNIGLFFLYLGGLSIAFRVVVLGPVVRRYGEVNVLRAGAVSFGVGLIATPFATGLWTLGAAIFLVPLGTSLLFPCTTSQVSKHAPGSGVVGQVLGVQQAYGNGSKIAAPLAAAYLFQALSPEAPFIAIGAVLIVAAAASARLRG, encoded by the coding sequence ATGTCGCGCTTGATCGACCATCGCCTGGCGGCCTTGATGGTGGTCGCCTTCGTCAGCACGCTGGGCGAGTTCCTGGTCGTGGCGCTCCTGCCGTTCTACGCCGAGCGCTACGGCGCGACGCCCCTGGAAGTCGGCGCCCTGGTATCCGCCTTCGCCCTGGCGTCGATGGCGACCGCTCCACTCTGGGGCCGGCTCGCCGACCGGAGAGGCCGGAGGCCGGCGCTGCTTCTCGGCCTCGTGGTGTCGGCCGCGGGTTACCTGCTCTTCGGGCTGGCCCAGTCGCTCGAGCTCCTGCTGTTGGCCCGCCTGGTGCACGGTGTCGGCGGCGGTACGGTGCCGGTGGTGTTCGCCTACATCGCAGACTCGGTCACCGGGGAGCGGCGGGCCGAGGGCATCGGCTGGGTCACCGCCGTCACCAGCGCCGCGGCGATGATCGGCCCGGCCGTGGGCGGCTTCGCGGGTCAGCTTCATCCGGCCGGCGCCGGCGCCGTGGCCGCGGCCTTCAGCCTGGCGGCAGCGGTGTTCGCGCGCTTCTGGCTGCCGGAATCGCGACAGAGAAGGGAAAGGGAGGTGGCGGAGAAGACGCGCTACTCCATCCTGGCCGCGGTGGGTCGCGTCGCCACGCAGCCCCTGCGTCCGCTGAACCTGCTGATCTGGATCTATGCCGCTGGCCAGATCGGCATGGCGGGGATGACGGCGATCATCGGCCTCTACCTCGGTCGCCGTTTCGGGGTCGACGAATCGAACATCGGCCTGTTCTTCCTCTATCTCGGCGGCCTGTCCATCGCATTCCGCGTAGTCGTGCTGGGGCCGGTGGTGCGCCGCTACGGCGAGGTCAATGTTCTGCGGGCCGGCGCCGTGAGCTTCGGCGTCGGGTTGATCGCCACTCCCTTCGCCACCGGCCTCTGGACGCTCGGAGCGGCGATCTTCCTCGTACCGCTGGGAACGTCGCTGCTCTTCCCCTGCACGACGTCCCAGGTGTCGAAGCACGCGCCCGGGAGCGGCGTCGTGGGCCAGGTGCTCGGCGTGCAGCAGGCGTATGGCAACGGCAGCAAGATCGCGGCGCCGCTGGCAGCGGCCTACCTGTTCCAGGCTTTGTCGCCGGAGGCGCCGTTCATTGCCATCGGAGCGGTGCTGATCGTCGCGGCGGCGGCTTCCGCGCGCCTACGCGGCTAG
- a CDS encoding iron ABC transporter permease, which produces MSAAGTGRRAPQLRSLMPWLVLAFLVWLVGYPLLVVAAEAFGIGSPGGGGPTTEAFQSFFTRADEWNAMWRTLWISVLSTLAAAAIGVPLGFLFERNEIPGRRLLGALVALPVALPSLVGVIAFLFLYGESGLAARGLQTLGLDVSWRLTGAWAILLVHAYSMYVYFYLFTRAGLSGQDGAAIEAAQSLGASRPQILFRVTLPRLRPALAGATLLTFMTSLGSFSAPYIFGGGFRVMTTQIVASKLNGELRMAYVETTMLALLAFASLLLLRKIDPGLDLASGARGTPPARRRLHSRGARVGAAAGGWVLAGVLLLPHATLILMSLVPPNTWTVEAFPPVLGLVNYGELLSSTERLRPALNSIWMAAAATLAAVVVGVMAARLSLRRGGLPGRALEAMMTLPWAIPGTVFALALAAAMSVNAPWVGRFVLVGTLWILPLAYLVRSLPLTGRSIFAGLRQLDPRLEEAAASLGAGTLRTVAQIVLPLLRPAVIAGAGLAFITMLGDFVTSIVLYTYDTRPISIEIQSSLRIQETGIAAAYGVLLMLLSAAAFIAWDDRAGGRL; this is translated from the coding sequence TTGAGCGCCGCCGGGACCGGCCGACGGGCGCCGCAGCTCCGGTCGCTCATGCCGTGGCTGGTGCTGGCGTTCCTCGTCTGGCTCGTCGGCTACCCGCTGCTGGTCGTCGCGGCGGAGGCCTTCGGCATCGGCAGCCCTGGCGGAGGCGGCCCGACGACCGAGGCGTTCCAGTCCTTCTTCACTCGTGCCGACGAGTGGAACGCGATGTGGCGGACGCTCTGGATCTCCGTGCTCTCCACTCTCGCCGCGGCCGCGATCGGCGTGCCGCTGGGCTTCCTGTTCGAGCGCAACGAGATCCCGGGCCGGCGGTTGCTCGGCGCCCTGGTCGCGCTGCCGGTGGCGCTGCCGTCGCTGGTCGGCGTCATCGCCTTTCTCTTCCTCTACGGCGAGAGCGGGCTCGCGGCGCGCGGGCTCCAGACGCTGGGGCTGGATGTGTCCTGGCGTCTCACCGGAGCCTGGGCGATCCTGCTGGTCCACGCGTACTCGATGTACGTCTACTTCTACCTGTTCACCCGGGCGGGACTGTCCGGCCAGGACGGCGCGGCCATCGAGGCGGCACAGAGTCTGGGTGCCAGCCGGCCGCAGATCCTCTTCCGGGTCACGCTGCCGCGGCTCCGTCCCGCGCTGGCTGGGGCGACGCTGCTCACGTTCATGACCTCGCTCGGCTCGTTCTCGGCGCCCTACATCTTCGGCGGCGGGTTCCGCGTGATGACGACCCAGATCGTGGCGTCGAAGCTGAACGGCGAGCTGCGCATGGCCTACGTCGAGACGACCATGCTGGCGCTACTCGCCTTCGCGTCGTTGCTGCTGCTTCGCAAGATCGATCCGGGCCTGGACCTTGCGTCGGGAGCGCGGGGCACGCCGCCGGCGCGACGCCGTCTGCATAGCCGGGGCGCCCGCGTCGGGGCGGCGGCAGGTGGCTGGGTCCTGGCCGGCGTGCTCCTGCTGCCGCACGCGACGCTCATCCTGATGTCGCTCGTGCCGCCGAACACCTGGACGGTCGAGGCATTCCCGCCGGTGCTCGGGCTCGTCAACTACGGCGAACTCCTGTCTTCGACCGAGCGGCTACGACCGGCGTTGAACTCGATCTGGATGGCCGCCGCGGCGACGCTGGCGGCGGTGGTGGTGGGCGTGATGGCGGCGCGGCTGTCGCTCCGGCGCGGGGGCCTGCCCGGGCGCGCGCTCGAGGCGATGATGACGCTGCCCTGGGCGATACCCGGCACCGTGTTCGCTCTGGCCCTGGCTGCGGCGATGAGCGTCAACGCGCCCTGGGTCGGCCGCTTCGTGCTGGTGGGCACGCTGTGGATCCTGCCGCTGGCGTACCTGGTTCGCTCCCTGCCGCTGACCGGCCGCTCCATCTTCGCCGGCCTGCGCCAGCTCGACCCGCGCCTGGAGGAAGCGGCGGCGAGTCTGGGCGCCGGAACGTTGAGGACGGTCGCGCAGATCGTGCTGCCCCTGCTGCGGCCGGCCGTGATCGCGGGCGCGGGTCTCGCCTTCATCACGATGCTGGGCGATTTCGTGACGTCGATCGTGCTCTACACCTACGACACCCGCCCGATCTCGATCGAGATTCAGTCCAGCCTGCGAATCCAGGAGACGGGTATCGCCGCTGCCTACGGGGTGCTGCTCATGCTGCTGAGCGCGGCCGCGTTCATCGCCTGGGACGACCGGGCCGGCGGCCGCCTCTGA
- a CDS encoding ABC transporter ATP-binding protein, producing the protein MTASGVSVRFDDVFKAFDDTVVLAGVSLTVEPGEIFALLGPSGSGKTTMLRLLAGFEQLDRGRLLIADEAVEHLPPARRGVGMLFQSYALFPHLSVAENVSFGLKVRGGAQGEADARVAEMLELVRLSGFEQRRIAELSGGQQQRVALARALAPRPRVLLLDEPLSNLDPALREETRADLRRTVKQTGITTVLVTHEQEEAFELGERIGLLNEGGLEQVGGPAELYRDPASRFVATFVGRCSVLAGVVLERRDGDELTVRLESQPRAEPWLCRGGSGLRAGEQVDVCVRPEALELSTDGGSGLAGRIEAERFTGSNSFYTVRLASTRSDAGDGSAAGPAIEVAMPGTAAGLSGACVVRQLAGEPPSAFTGVSTESDP; encoded by the coding sequence GTGACGGCGTCCGGCGTCTCGGTCCGCTTCGACGACGTCTTCAAGGCGTTCGACGACACGGTCGTCCTCGCCGGCGTCTCGCTGACCGTCGAACCGGGTGAGATCTTCGCCCTGCTCGGTCCGAGCGGCAGCGGCAAGACGACGATGCTGCGTCTGCTGGCGGGCTTCGAGCAGCTCGACCGCGGACGCCTGCTGATCGCGGACGAGGCGGTCGAACACCTGCCGCCGGCGCGTCGGGGAGTGGGCATGCTGTTCCAGAGCTACGCGCTCTTCCCGCACCTGAGCGTGGCCGAGAACGTCTCCTTCGGGCTGAAGGTCCGAGGCGGAGCGCAAGGCGAGGCGGATGCACGCGTGGCCGAGATGCTCGAACTCGTGCGACTCTCCGGCTTCGAACAGCGGCGGATCGCCGAGCTTTCGGGCGGCCAGCAGCAACGGGTGGCCCTCGCGCGGGCGCTGGCGCCGCGGCCGCGGGTGCTGCTGCTCGATGAGCCCCTTTCGAACCTGGACCCGGCGCTGCGCGAGGAGACCCGCGCCGACCTGCGCCGGACGGTCAAGCAGACCGGCATCACGACCGTCCTGGTGACCCACGAACAGGAGGAGGCCTTCGAACTCGGCGAGCGGATCGGCCTGCTGAATGAGGGAGGCCTCGAGCAGGTCGGAGGGCCGGCGGAGCTCTACCGGGATCCCGCTTCGCGTTTCGTGGCTACCTTCGTCGGCCGCTGCTCCGTGCTGGCGGGGGTCGTTCTTGAGCGGCGCGACGGCGACGAACTGACGGTGCGCCTGGAATCGCAGCCGCGGGCGGAGCCTTGGCTGTGTCGAGGCGGCAGCGGACTTCGGGCGGGAGAGCAGGTCGACGTCTGTGTTCGTCCCGAGGCCCTGGAACTGTCGACGGACGGCGGGTCGGGGTTGGCTGGCCGGATCGAGGCGGAGCGCTTCACCGGCAGCAACAGCTTCTACACGGTACGCCTTGCGTCGACTCGGAGTGACGCAGGGGACGGCTCGGCGGCGGGACCGGCCATTGAGGTGGCGATGCCGGGAACCGCGGCGGGTCTGAGTGGCGCCTGCGTCGTGCGGCAGCTTGCCGGGGAGCCGCCCTCGGCGTTTACTGGAGTTTCGACGGAGTCCGATCCTTGA
- a CDS encoding extracellular solute-binding protein, with protein MAAAAVASCGGDGRTPLVVYSPHGRDLLTVVEQAYEQTRPDVDVRWLDMGSQEVYDRIRSERANPQADVWFGGPATILARGAAEGLLAPSEPSWAAALDPADRHPEGLYYTLYQTPTIIVYNRDVIGEDEAPTDWDDLLDERWHDEVVIRDPLASGTMRTIFGKILADSVSETGSTEAGFDWLRQLDGQTREYVHSPAVLHEKLTRQEGVLTLWEMTDTLSLIDRGAPIAYRFPASGTAVIQDSVGVVAGSDSEAEAEAFVDWLGSPEALGLAVREAFRLPARLDLDAGGLAPWVADVQSRLRRAEVDWQMIEENGAAWMAEWDRAVRGKGGG; from the coding sequence GTGGCGGCCGCGGCCGTGGCGAGCTGCGGGGGCGATGGGAGGACACCGCTGGTGGTCTACTCACCGCACGGCCGGGATCTGCTGACGGTCGTCGAGCAGGCGTACGAACAGACTCGGCCCGATGTCGACGTGCGCTGGCTCGACATGGGCTCGCAGGAGGTCTACGACCGGATCCGGTCGGAACGGGCGAACCCGCAGGCGGACGTGTGGTTTGGCGGCCCGGCGACGATCCTGGCGCGAGGAGCGGCCGAGGGCCTGCTGGCGCCGTCCGAGCCGTCCTGGGCCGCGGCCCTCGATCCGGCCGACCGGCATCCGGAGGGCCTCTACTACACGCTCTACCAGACGCCGACGATCATCGTCTACAACCGCGACGTGATCGGCGAGGACGAAGCGCCCACCGACTGGGACGATCTTCTCGACGAGCGCTGGCACGACGAGGTCGTGATCCGCGATCCGCTGGCGAGCGGCACGATGCGGACGATCTTCGGGAAGATCCTGGCGGACTCGGTGTCGGAGACGGGCAGCACCGAGGCCGGCTTCGACTGGCTGCGGCAGCTCGACGGACAGACCCGGGAGTATGTCCACAGCCCCGCGGTCCTGCACGAGAAGCTGACGCGGCAGGAGGGCGTGCTCACGTTGTGGGAGATGACCGACACGCTGTCCCTGATTGATCGCGGCGCGCCGATTGCCTACCGCTTTCCGGCGAGCGGCACGGCCGTGATCCAGGACTCGGTCGGCGTGGTCGCGGGCTCGGACAGCGAGGCCGAGGCGGAGGCCTTTGTCGACTGGCTCGGCTCGCCCGAGGCCCTTGGGCTGGCGGTGCGCGAGGCGTTCCGCCTGCCGGCGCGGCTCGACCTCGACGCCGGCGGGCTGGCGCCGTGGGTAGCCGACGTGCAGTCCCGACTCCGTCGCGCCGAGGTGGACTGGCAGATGATCGAGGAGAACGGCGCCGCGTGGATGGCGGAGTGGGACCGGGCCGTGCGCGGTAAGGGCGGAGGATGA
- a CDS encoding toxin-antitoxin system HicB family antitoxin yields MSDHYTYRVTWSAEDEEHVGLCAEFPSLSWLASTPEEALAGVRRLVAESVEDMRANGEDLPVPYADRAYSGKFMVRVPPETHRALAIRAAEEGVSMNRLVGARLAARSL; encoded by the coding sequence GTGAGCGACCACTATACGTACCGGGTCACGTGGTCGGCGGAAGACGAGGAGCATGTGGGCCTGTGCGCCGAGTTTCCGTCACTCAGTTGGCTCGCGTCCACGCCGGAAGAAGCGCTCGCGGGCGTACGGCGTCTCGTAGCCGAGAGCGTCGAAGACATGCGGGCGAACGGTGAGGACCTGCCCGTTCCGTACGCGGACCGCGCATACAGCGGCAAGTTCATGGTTCGTGTGCCGCCCGAGACGCACCGGGCGTTGGCCATCCGGGCTGCCGAGGAAGGCGTGAGCATGAACCGCCTCGTCGGGGCGCGGCTGGCGGCGCGCTCGTTGTAG
- a CDS encoding toxin HicA translates to MAKTEAIVAKLRRNPKGARFGELVAVCDAYFGEPRQNRTSHRTYRTPWPGDPRVNIQNAKGRAKTYQVRQVLEAIDKLEGMK, encoded by the coding sequence GTGGCGAAGACCGAAGCCATCGTGGCGAAGCTTCGCCGCAACCCGAAGGGCGCTCGCTTCGGGGAGTTGGTCGCGGTCTGCGACGCGTACTTCGGCGAGCCGCGTCAGAACCGTACGAGTCATCGCACCTACAGGACTCCGTGGCCGGGGGACCCCAGGGTGAACATCCAGAATGCCAAGGGGAGGGCCAAGACGTACCAGGTGCGGCAGGTGCTCGAGGCAATCGACAAGCTGGAGGGGATGAAGTGA